GAGTGTGAAGATTGCTGCTCCTGTCATATTTGTTAGATGATTATGGAACCATAGCTGATTTGTACTACTTGACCACCTTAGTAAACtacagtatttatttgtttctaaGTTGTCATGAATTTTGGACAGAGCCTGGCTCTGCTTCCTCCTGCTTCTAGTGTTTATGCAAAGTTAGATGAACTGCCTTCTGACTCCAGCTCTGTGAATCAGTGTGATATATAGTTGTTGTGCACAGTAGCTGCAGCTCCTATGCATGTAGTGGCTTTAGGAGTCAGCAAAATTCTTTTTATTCTCCACTAACGTACAACTTGTAAAACTGTCTCCACTGGAAGCCTCCTTTCTGTCGTTTATCTGTTGTGGATGATAGGGCCTCAAAGATTAATGGCTTTCTGTCGGAGCACCTGTTGGcgtgttttggaaaaaaaatgtttctgccCCATACAATGGAAGGGCATCCATAAATGAACACCTGTTCAGCAATACAATATAATCCAAAGCTATAAATAATACCTTTGTGGAGCTCATAAGGTAACACGTCAGAATGCCAATTCTTTGGTCATGTTTGAGGCTTCagtttgtggtggtggtgtgctATTCTAACTgatacaacaaaacaatgtacagggtaagattttattatttttgtatacAGCAAGCATTGGAATAACAAttcaactgttttattttttttaaccagaaatTGTTGGAGCGGACCCGGGCTCGCAGGGAAAACCTGCAGAAGAAAATGGCAGAGAGACCAAATGCAGCTAGCAGAGGGATGGTCAAAAGGCCATTGGCTGACACCAATAGCATGACCAGTGAGCCAGTCTTTGACAAAGGTAAGAGCACATATATGTTTCACTTTGGCAACTGAGTGCACCTCTGCTCTTTACTTATATTTCCCCATCACTTCCTCACAGTTCCACAGCCATCCTCGAAGCCTTCTCCTTCCAAGCGAAGTCGCTCAGGAGAAAATCTTCACCCTGCAGCCGGTGAGGAGAACCAGGAACCTATGTTGACGACACCCATTGCCCCCACGCTCACAGATCCTCCTACAGACAAGAAACCACCGGCAGGCCCTGCCAGCATCCGAAGTTCGTCCTCCTTGGAAAAGACCGCGACCCGACCTGCTGTCCAGTCTCAGCCACAGGAGCCGAAAACTGCACAGCCAGAGTCAAAGAAGATGGCTGTCACCCCTGCTCCGGATCCTCtaagcagagaaacagagatggtGTCTGCCATTTCAGCCCCACAGAGGAACAAGGAGGACCTGGTGGAAGATGCAGCTCCATCTGCTGTTGGCATGAGGTCTCGTCTGCAGAGGCTAGCAGAACAGAGAAAGTGCTGGGATGGAAGTGGTGagaaacatttgtgtgtttgttatatttttaatttatttggcTCATtagataaaatcatttaaatgtagcAGTCAGTATTGTGAGGCACAATCTGTGATCAAGGTCCAAACCAAGGAGAAACTtaatgccaaaaaaacaaaacaaaaggttaaaACCTACGATAACGGATTGACAGGAcctttaaaacaggaaattacagCAGACGGCAACTAAATCAGATCTTATTGAATAGTTTTCATGTTGGCTTCTTCTTAAGGCACACAGCACATATCTTCCAGTCAGTACAGAATGCATTTATGCAAGTGCACTGGTCCACAACCTTCGGCTAAATCATGCATTTATAACcgtatttatcaaaataaattcaGAGTTGCCATGCTTGTCTGTAGCCTAGCCTTCAATGTAATAACACTAGTAAAAGTCAGGTCTCAGTTTTTCCAGCTCACTCAAAGCTAGCAATAGCCAGTTGTCAGGGGTTTTATGTCCAGTCACTCATATGTCTGATAGTCATATAGTTTTCCTCTGCCCTTTTTCAGCCGCCTCTGATGCAGGTCCAGACTACACTCCCCTTTCCCAGTTGAAAAGGCAAGACGAGGTCCCTCCATCCACCGTCCCCACTGCGCCCGCAGGAGCTCCACTGGGAAGGAGAGGCAGACTGGCCAACCTCGCCGCCACCATTGGATCTTGGGAAGACGACCTAAGCCATCCTAACATTCTCACCGAGAATCCAAAAGAGAAGCTTGGTACAGCTGTGACCAAGGTAGCAATCAGAGATGCTGCAGTGGCTACCAGCACTAAACCAGGTGCTGCCAGTTCAACTGCCATCTCTAATCAGGTAGGCTTATGGTCTTATTCACCAAAGTAATCAGTTACATCTGTCTGTATGATATCATATGAGCTATCAGCTACTGTGAATTTGGCCACGTCTTCATTTTATCGGTTGCGTGGATAGTGCTTCATTACTTGACTGCACCATTTCTATGAATATTTCTATTCATGACCCTATTTTAATTTGTATGGTGAAATGTATaattttgtcttattttattgtttgttcatGTCTTTAGGAAGTAAATCTCTCGTTCTTCCTGCTGAATAACtaaataataactgaataatGAGTTGATTGGCCCAAAACTGGCTTCTATTTTGAGAACTGTTAAATCCTTTGAGtattttttcaagcaaacatttttaaaacaaggaTTTGTTGTTCTAAATGCTCAGTTAGAACCTTGGACCACATGGCAGCCCAActtgtattgtgtttttcttttatatatattaataaatgaatcattCTATTTATAGCAGGCTTCGAATCATCCAGCGAAGTCCAGCCGAGTAGTTGTCCCGAGCCCTCAGAAGGTTGACATTCCTGCCACCAAGCCAGCACTTAAGCCAGCAAGCAGTCCTCAGAAGAGCTCCATCCAGGGAACTGCCTTCCCCTCTAGCCCCCAGAAGGCCACCCCCTCCTCATCTGCATTAGTGCCCCAAAGTCCCCTGAAAAATCAGGTCCTCTCCAGGGGTCTCAACACCCCCTCCAGCCCCCAGAAGCCTGGACTCCATGCCAAGCCCATCATAGCTGCCAACTCTACCCCTCAGGAAAAGGCCACAGGCGGGGCATCTGGTGAGTCATATTCTAGTTAATTTAGgaattattttaaaagtttcGATAAGGAATGATGATACAATTTTCAGACGTGCTCTAGATGGATTACTTGAGTAATCACATTCTGTCGTACTATAAAATGTTTGGTATCATGCTGTATATTAATACAAAAGTGACATTACTACAGTAATTTATGGTTTTACATGCCACCAAAAGAGGATATTTAAGAAACTGAACTTGTTTTTCCATTGTGTAATGAAGTCTGTAAAGGCCTGAACCTTCATGCTCTCCTCTTCATGTGATTTCAGATGATGTGGCCTGTTCACAGTGAAAAGTTAGTTAGTTTTGTGGCCAAatctgatttatatttataccTAATCATGTATCATTAATCATGCAGGCACATATCAGTAAGGTTGCTGCCAGATTTATACACTGTTTTTTGTGGTGGTTAGCTTATATGGTACATTCTTACAGGAGTAAAATCTTTTCTGGAGCGCTTTGGTGAGAAGTGCCAGGAGCGAACCAACCAGAGCTCCCCAGCAGGGAGCACTGCGAATGCCAAGATTCCCACTGTGACTCCATCAGTCACACCAAACACCAGACTGGTACAGGAAAGACTCAGAGCTGCCCAGGCTGCAAACACAGCCACTGCTGATCTCACCCAAAGACAGAAGCTGGTAGGTTACAGTTACTAGAGTGTATTCCTATTGTTGcaatcattttttgttgttagatttaaaaaaagaaaaaaaaaaaactcatttcagGAGCGAGAGTCTGAGCTGGCTCAGATCCGCAGTCGCTTTCAGAAAGGGAGCaacatgtggaaaaacaaagaggaagcagcagaaaccAATAAAAGCACAGACATCAAGGTTGGACAACAAGCATCTGATACGTGACAAAAATGTCTAACATctcacaaaaatgtaatgttatgaTACATATGTGAGattatattaaataaattaaatattgtgCATTTTAGGAACAGCTTAACAAGCCTGTGGAGGCTGAAGTTGCCCCTCTGAAGCCACGGGATGAACCCACAGCACCTTCTACTGAGAGTACAGTTACACCCAAAAAGTGCACTCCTCCAGGTATTTGATAATATTTCCGTGTGGTGATGACAATTaagtgaagatttttttttgtttgttttctgaatgaatGTTTTTGAGTGATGAGGTGCTAACATTGACAGATGTTCTGTCAACCAATGTACCATTCTGAATCACAAATATCCCTGTAAACTGTGCCTTAGGTAAAGAGTTAGATATTACCATCCCAATGAGCTTCTAACTGAACAACGAATTTGCTGGCATGGCAATATCCATTGGCAGAGCTGTAGGGGGTATTATTTGTTGTCAGTTTGTATGCACGTATGTATTTCTGTTAGTTTACAATCCTGCCTTCAACGTCTGTGCGCACAGTATGAGGGGAACAAATTTTTACTCTAATGAAATTTCCTGGCTAGgaaattcagatttttcagCAAGTGAAGTTTAAGCTGATAGTCagtgagaaaaggaaaaacacctCTGCCATTATCTGGATaagtttccttttttgtttttttttcagttgaacTGTGTCAGTAATTTAATTTCTCTGAGATGGCTTTAAATGTCACAGCGAGTTTGACAGTTATCAGTATTGGTAGATGTGTTCAGACTGAAGTGCACATTCCTGTGTGAGCTTCAACTGTTAATGGCTAGATGAACTTTCTGAGCCTCAGTAAAGTGGAcaaatgttttctaaaataGACTGTTATTTAACAGGTCATGAGTTGATGGTCTCACCTCCAGCGTCAACATCAAGTCCTCTGAGGGTAGTCACCCCTAATATTAAGAAAACTACAGAAGAAACCCCAAAGGACAGTGAAGTGGTCAAGGAGATAGAGATGAATGTGGACCGCTCCATCGACTCTGCAGTTATCAATGGACTGTTTGAAGGGATCCTGGAGCAGGGTGAGGATCAGAGTGATGATcaaaatgaggaggaagatgctTTGAATATCTCCTCCATGTCCCTCCTCGCTCCGCTAGCAGAGACTGTGGCTGCGGTGGTGAAGAGTCCAGAGAGAAGAATGATGGTAAGTACCAACACGACATGGGGTCTCTTTTTACCACCTATTTACAGAGAGACCTTCTTGGTAAGGAAAGAAACTGCttaacatttatcttttatttctttctgcaGACGTCAACTCCAGCCAGCTCGTTCATCGTAAAGAGCAACACTCCAGACAAACCTAGCAAGTTCCAGAGATCTAATATAGTACGGACGGCCTCCTCGGACAGCAGTGATGCCTCAGACGAGGAGCTCAGATTGCCATATAGGTAAATGGAACGCTTGCCTATATGCCCTATATGCAGCACTTGGATGTATTTTAGTTTTGTGACCTACCTTGCTGTTGCAGTAAATGTGTATCTtatagacgtgtgtgtgtgtgtgcgtgttagcATCGATGCATACAGGTCCACCCGGgtgaaagacacagagagacctGGCGTGAAACAGGTGATTGTGAGAAAAGAGGACGTttctcagagagcagaggagccCAGAGGATCCAGTCTCTTCAGTATCAAACAGAAGATGAAGGTTTGGAATAAACACTAAAACTTTGATTGATGCTAGATAAGTTTCTATGTGAACCCTAATATAAACCTCATTTGCATGCAGTAGGGTTGAAAAGTCTCAGACCTAGCAATGTTGCTAGGAATGCCCCTCTGACACATTAAAATCCAAAAGGATGCAGTATAGTCAATATCCATTCATATACCATCCCTGATAATGCTACAGGGAACAACAAATCCATACTGAAATATTGTAATCTAGTCTGCATCATTGCGATGTCTTTCAGTTGTGACTAAAAACACTGTACATGGTTATTCACCAAATACCAACTTTGATTGTTGACATTTAACTGatcaatattgatattgttatCTGAACAGCCCTGTATTTAAAATACATGACTCAATTTGTAGAATGTGTCAGAACAAGTTTCATCTCCTAGTTAAGCTTTTCGCAGGAAGAACAAGCTTTACTATCACTATCTCTGGTGTACGTTTCTATAGATTCTGACCAACGAGATGAacctgcagcagacagtcaTTCATCAAGCCAGTCAGGCCCTCAACTGCTGCACGGACGAGGAGCACGGCAAAGGATCCCAGGTGGAGGCCGAGgcacagaggctgctgctggtggcaaGTGAGTTCCTCCAGACAGTACTTGACTTTTACCATGTAATCTTGTGTAGGGCTTAAGAAGTTATTCAGCGTTATTTCTAACACCTGTAGCTGTCTTATTACGCCTTCcttcattacatttcaaaatgttgccAGTGGGTTCATTATGGGATTTATACCGAGCTAAAACAAGCCACAATAtcacaaaaatatcaacatgcCACATTTGCGACCACAGCTATAATAAGATAATTAATACTTTTGGTTAATCTGCTTGTGCGTACAAGCAGCTTctatgctgtgtttttaataaggGTTATAGACATCTGCCTTGAATAAATAGCAAAGCCACCCCACTACAGCCCTTACTACATGTACAGTATTGTAAAGCCCCTGTATGTAGGATTTAGGGATTCTTAGTGGTATTATCAAagctaaacttttttttcattcttagCCGAGAGGAGAAAAGCATTGATGGCCGAGCTGGACCGTCTGAAAGGGGACCCAACAGGCCAGAAAAGTGCCCCCGCAGCCCCAGACCCTACCAGCATGTCGGCCTCCAAGGGCTCCATCACCTTGCAAGAGTTACGCTTGCCTCTCAAGGCAGACTTTGTTTGCTCCACTGCCAACAAGCCAGGTAGAATCAAAATGCATTCATGTAatttaaactacattttctCCAGACATTAGCTGCCTCTATTGCACAATATTGTAGATTTCTGTCGTCTTCCCATGTCTTTGAATTGATATCTTTCTGTCTTTCGATGATTGCAGAATCAACCAAATATTCCTTCTTCATCATGATTCGTGCTGGAGCAGAGAACACTGTGGCCACACCTTTAGCCAGCACCCACCGCGGCCTCAGTGGGGACACCCTTGCATTCCCTACCACTTTCACCATGTAAAGCTTGCGCTCCTGCTTATAGAAAAGAATACAAGTCCTGTTAATTGataaatatgatgtttatgtttaGTGTGGTTGCTTGGGTTATTGGTAatccagaatgtgttttttaatcaatcTGCTTTATATTGATAATAGAAGAGGTCTCTGATTTATCTTGATTGTGATTGTTGAAGACAACAAATaaccctctccctcttcacttTCAGATCTGATGTGTCCAGTAACTTTGAAATTGATATTGAGGTCTATGGACTGGTGAGTGTCTTACATCATGGTTTACAGATAGCAAAATAATTATACCCTGTacacacatctgtcacatcACTGTCAAGCATTTGCTGGTTCCtgcctcttaaatgtgaggagTTACTGCATTTTGCCATTTAGGACAGTAAGTGAAGAGTCTTTGTGATTTTGACTTATGTAATAAAAATCCTTTGACAATGATTGACTTGAATAATCTGCTGATAATGGAAAATAGTATTTGCTGCCATATAGAAAACTCCAAAACCCctttttagcatcttttaaCACACTGAGACAAATTGAGTATCATCAACCAGTAGAAATTGCTCTCTACTCCTGTCTTTTCCCCAAATTACTCCTGTTTAATCTCCAACTGAGtaaattctttctttctttctttctttctgcctttctttctgcctttcttcctgcctttctgcctttctttctgcctttctttctgtctttgatttcctgtttgtaCTTTCTACTTATTTCTAAAGTCTCCATATGCCCCTAGCTCAAGATGATAATGAAGGCATGATCCTTAAATTGTCAAATACTACAATCCTTGGAATAAGTTGATTAACAAGCCAGCTGTTAAAGCTGTGTTGCTTTTCAACTGACATTTAGTCATGGATAAAATGgtcattaaaacataattttcatACTGTAACACAGATTACTGCCTGATGGTTCAGTATAATTGTGTGACCTAATTGTTGGCATCCTCAGGTGCAGAAGCGTGAGGTCTGCAgtgacaagaagaagaaacccaACAAGTCAAAGGTAAATCCCCAGAC
This window of the Acanthopagrus latus isolate v.2019 chromosome 3, fAcaLat1.1, whole genome shotgun sequence genome carries:
- the anln gene encoding anillin isoform X4, translated to MDPFTEKLLERTRARRENLQKKMAERPNAASRGMVKRPLADTNSMTSEPVFDKVPQPSSKPSPSKRSRSGENLHPAAGEENQEPMLTTPIAPTLTDPPTDKKPPAGPASIRSSSSLEKTATRPAVQSQPQEPKTAQPESKKMAVTPAPDPLSRETEMVSAISAPQRNKEDLVEDAAPSAVGMRSRLQRLAEQRKCWDGSAASDAGPDYTPLSQLKRQDEVPPSTVPTAPAGAPLGRRGRLANLAATIGSWEDDLSHPNILTENPKEKLGTAVTKVAIRDAAVATSTKPGAASSTAISNQQASNHPAKSSRVVVPSPQKVDIPATKPALKPASSPQKSSIQGTAFPSSPQKATPSSSALVPQSPLKNQVLSRGLNTPSSPQKPGLHAKPIIAANSTPQEKATGGASGVKSFLERFGEKCQERTNQSSPAGSTANAKIPTVTPSVTPNTRLVQERLRAAQAANTATADLTQRQKLERESELAQIRSRFQKGSNMWKNKEEAAETNKSTDIKEQLNKPVEAEVAPLKPRDEPTAPSTESTVTPKKCTPPGHELMVSPPASTSSPLRVVTPNIKKTTEETPKDSEVVKEIEMNVDRSIDSAVINGLFEGILEQGEDQSDDQNEEEDALNISSMSLLAPLAETVAAVVKSPERRMMTSTPASSFIVKSNTPDKPSKFQRSNIVRTASSDSSDASDEELRLPYSIDAYRSTRVKDTERPGVKQVIVRKEDVSQRAEEPRGSSLFSIKQKMKILTNEMNLQQTVIHQASQALNCCTDEEHGKGSQVEAEAQRLLLVATERRKALMAELDRLKGDPTGQKSAPAAPDPTSMSASKGSITLQELRLPLKADFVCSTANKPESTKYSFFIMIRAGAENTVATPLASTHRGLSGDTLAFPTTFTISDVSSNFEIDIEVYGLVQKREVCSDKKKKPNKSKMIWRQVYEAHDLCMSAITPKRFLAITKSAQTPVLASPGGPNAVRTSNFVLVASHKLTLSCIGKNKFPLEKVPFLCPLEGHIYLKMQCEVGSKVEGKGFLTMFEDVSGFGAWHRRWCVLSGYCISYWTYPDDEKRKNPIGRINLANCTSNKVEPANREFCARPHTFELITVRPQREDDKETLVSQCQNTMCVTKNWLSADTKDERNLWMKKLNQILVDLRMWQPDACYRPL
- the anln gene encoding anillin isoform X1 encodes the protein MDPFTEKLLERTRARRENLQKKMAERPNAASRGMVKRPLADTNSMTSEPVFDKVPQPSSKPSPSKRSRSGENLHPAAGEENQEPMLTTPIAPTLTDPPTDKKPPAGPASIRSSSSLEKTATRPAVQSQPQEPKTAQPESKKMAVTPAPDPLSRETEMVSAISAPQRNKEDLVEDAAPSAVGMRSRLQRLAEQRKCWDGSAASDAGPDYTPLSQLKRQDEVPPSTVPTAPAGAPLGRRGRLANLAATIGSWEDDLSHPNILTENPKEKLGTAVTKVAIRDAAVATSTKPGAASSTAISNQQASNHPAKSSRVVVPSPQKVDIPATKPALKPASSPQKSSIQGTAFPSSPQKATPSSSALVPQSPLKNQVLSRGLNTPSSPQKPGLHAKPIIAANSTPQEKATGGASGVKSFLERFGEKCQERTNQSSPAGSTANAKIPTVTPSVTPNTRLVQERLRAAQAANTATADLTQRQKLERESELAQIRSRFQKGSNMWKNKEEAAETNKSTDIKEQLNKPVEAEVAPLKPRDEPTAPSTESTVTPKKCTPPGHELMVSPPASTSSPLRVVTPNIKKTTEETPKDSEVVKEIEMNVDRSIDSAVINGLFEGILEQGEDQSDDQNEEEDALNISSMSLLAPLAETVAAVVKSPERRMMTSTPASSFIVKSNTPDKPSKFQRSNIVRTASSDSSDASDEELRLPYSIDAYRSTRVKDTERPGVKQVIVRKEDVSQRAEEPRGSSLFSIKQKMKILTNEMNLQQTVIHQASQALNCCTDEEHGKGSQVEAEAQRLLLVATERRKALMAELDRLKGDPTGQKSAPAAPDPTSMSASKGSITLQELRLPLKADFVCSTANKPESTKYSFFIMIRAGAENTVATPLASTHRGLSGDTLAFPTTFTISDVSSNFEIDIEVYGLVQKREVCSDKKKKPNKSKMIWRQVYEAHDLCMSAITPKRFLAITKSAQTPVLASPGGPNAVRTSNFVLVASHKLTLSCIGKNKFPLEKIKYEGELLSGMFHTKVPFLCPLEGHIYLKMQCEVGSKVEGKGFLTMFEDVSGFGAWHRRWCVLSGYCISYWTYPDDEKRKNPIGRINLANCTSNKVEPANREFCARPHTFELITVRPQREDDKETLVSQCQNTMCVTKNWLSADTKDERNLWMKKLNQILVDLRMWQPDACYRPL
- the anln gene encoding anillin isoform X2; the encoded protein is MDPFTEKLLERTRARRENLQKKMAERPNAASRGMVKRPLADTNSMTSEPVFDKVPQPSSKPSPSKRSRSGENLHPAAGEENQEPMLTTPIAPTLTDPPTDKKPPAGPASIRSSSSLEKTATRPAVQSQPQEPKTAQPESKKMAVTPAPDPLSRETEMVSAISAPQRNKEDLVEDAAPSAVGMRSRLQRLAEQRKCWDGSAASDAGPDYTPLSQLKRQDEVPPSTVPTAPAGAPLGRRGRLANLAATIGSWEDDLSHPNILTENPKEKLGTAVTKVAIRDAAVATSTKPGAASSTAISNQASNHPAKSSRVVVPSPQKVDIPATKPALKPASSPQKSSIQGTAFPSSPQKATPSSSALVPQSPLKNQVLSRGLNTPSSPQKPGLHAKPIIAANSTPQEKATGGASGVKSFLERFGEKCQERTNQSSPAGSTANAKIPTVTPSVTPNTRLVQERLRAAQAANTATADLTQRQKLERESELAQIRSRFQKGSNMWKNKEEAAETNKSTDIKEQLNKPVEAEVAPLKPRDEPTAPSTESTVTPKKCTPPGHELMVSPPASTSSPLRVVTPNIKKTTEETPKDSEVVKEIEMNVDRSIDSAVINGLFEGILEQGEDQSDDQNEEEDALNISSMSLLAPLAETVAAVVKSPERRMMTSTPASSFIVKSNTPDKPSKFQRSNIVRTASSDSSDASDEELRLPYSIDAYRSTRVKDTERPGVKQVIVRKEDVSQRAEEPRGSSLFSIKQKMKILTNEMNLQQTVIHQASQALNCCTDEEHGKGSQVEAEAQRLLLVATERRKALMAELDRLKGDPTGQKSAPAAPDPTSMSASKGSITLQELRLPLKADFVCSTANKPESTKYSFFIMIRAGAENTVATPLASTHRGLSGDTLAFPTTFTISDVSSNFEIDIEVYGLVQKREVCSDKKKKPNKSKMIWRQVYEAHDLCMSAITPKRFLAITKSAQTPVLASPGGPNAVRTSNFVLVASHKLTLSCIGKNKFPLEKIKYEGELLSGMFHTKVPFLCPLEGHIYLKMQCEVGSKVEGKGFLTMFEDVSGFGAWHRRWCVLSGYCISYWTYPDDEKRKNPIGRINLANCTSNKVEPANREFCARPHTFELITVRPQREDDKETLVSQCQNTMCVTKNWLSADTKDERNLWMKKLNQILVDLRMWQPDACYRPL
- the anln gene encoding anillin isoform X3 encodes the protein MDPFTEKLLERTRARRENLQKKMAERPNAASRGMVKRPLADTNSMTSEPVFDKVPQPSSKPSPSKRSRSGENLHPAAGEENQEPMLTTPIAPTLTDPPTDKKPPAGPASIRSSSSLEKTATRPAVQSQPQEPKTAQPESKKMAVTPAPDPLSRETEMVSAISAPQRNKEDLVEDAAPSAVGMRSRLQRLAEQRKCWDGSAASDAGPDYTPLSQLKRQDEVPPSTVPTAPAGAPLGRRGRLANLAATIGSWEDDLSHPNILTENPKEKLGTAVTKVAIRDAAVATSTKPGAASSTAISNQQASNHPAKSSRVVVPSPQKVDIPATKPALKPASSPQKSSIQGTAFPSSPQKATPSSSALVPQSPLKNQVLSRGLNTPSSPQKPGLHAKPIIAANSTPQEKATGGASGVKSFLERFGEKCQERTNQSSPAGSTANAKIPTVTPSVTPNTRLVQERLRAAQAANTATADLTQRQKLERESELAQIRSRFQKGSNMWKNKEEAAETNKSTDIKEQLNKPVEAEVAPLKPRDEPTAPSTESTVTPKKCTPPGHELMVSPPASTSSPLRVVTPNIKKTTEETPKDSEVVKEIEMNVDRSIDSAVINGLFEGILEQGEDQSDDQNEEEDALNISSMSLLAPLAETVAAVVKSPERRMMTSTPASSFIVKSNTPDKPSKFQRSNIVRTASSDSSDASDEELRLPYSIDAYRSTRVKDTERPGVKQVIVRKEDVSQRAEEPRGSSLFSIKQKMKILTNEMNLQQTVIHQASQALNCCTDEEHGKGSQVEAEAQRLLLVATERRKALMAELDRLKGDPTGQKSAPAAPDPTSMSASKGSITLQELRLPLKADFVCSTANKPESTKYSFFIMIRAGAENTVATPLASTHRGLSGDTLAFPTTFTISDVSSNFEIDIEVYGLVQKREVCSDKKKKPNKSKAITPKRFLAITKSAQTPVLASPGGPNAVRTSNFVLVASHKLTLSCIGKNKFPLEKIKYEGELLSGMFHTKVPFLCPLEGHIYLKMQCEVGSKVEGKGFLTMFEDVSGFGAWHRRWCVLSGYCISYWTYPDDEKRKNPIGRINLANCTSNKVEPANREFCARPHTFELITVRPQREDDKETLVSQCQNTMCVTKNWLSADTKDERNLWMKKLNQILVDLRMWQPDACYRPL
- the anln gene encoding anillin isoform X5, whose product is MDPFTEKLLERTRARRENLQKKMAERPNAASRGMVKRPLADTNSMTSEPVFDKVPQPSSKPSPSKRSRSGENLHPAAGEENQEPMLTTPIAPTLTDPPTDKKPPAGPASIRSSSSLEKTATRPAVQSQPQEPKTAQPESKKMAVTPAPDPLSRETEMVSAISAPQRNKEDLVEDAAPSAVGMRSRLQRLAEQRKCWDGSAASDAGPDYTPLSQLKRQDEVPPSTVPTAPAGAPLGRRGRLANLAATIGSWEDDLSHPNILTENPKEKLGTAVTKVAIRDAAVATSTKPGAASSTAISNQQASNHPAKSSRVVVPSPQKVDIPATKPALKPASSPQKSSIQGTAFPSSPQKATPSSSALVPQSPLKNQVLSRGLNTPSSPQKPGLHAKPIIAANSTPQEKATGGASGVKSFLERFGEKCQERTNQSSPAGSTANAKIPTVTPSVTPNTRLVQERLRAAQAANTATADLTQRQKLERESELAQIRSRFQKGSNMWKNKEEAAETNKSTDIKEQLNKPVEAEVAPLKPRDEPTAPSTESTVTPKKCTPPGHELMVSPPASTSSPLRVVTPNIKKTTEETPKDSEVVKEIEMNVDRSIDSAVINGLFEGILEQGEDQSDDQNEEEDALNISSMSLLAPLAETVAAVVKSPERRMMTSTPASSFIVKSNTPDKPSKFQRSNIVRTASSDSSDASDEELRLPYSIDAYRSTRVKDTERPGVKQVIVRKEDVSQRAEEPRGSSLFSIKQKMKILTNEMNLQQTVIHQASQALNCCTDEEHGKGSQVEAEAQRLLLVATERRKALMAELDRLKGDPTGQKSAPAAPDPTSMSASKGSITLQELRLPLKADFVCSTANKPESTKYSFFIMIRAGAENTVATPLASTHRGLSGDTLAFPTTFTISDVSSNFEIDIEVYGLVQKREVCSDKKKKPNKSKAITPKRFLAITKSAQTPVLASPGGPNAVRTSNFVLVASHKLTLSCIGKNKFPLEKVPFLCPLEGHIYLKMQCEVGSKVEGKGFLTMFEDVSGFGAWHRRWCVLSGYCISYWTYPDDEKRKNPIGRINLANCTSNKVEPANREFCARPHTFELITVRPQREDDKETLVSQCQNTMCVTKNWLSADTKDERNLWMKKLNQILVDLRMWQPDACYRPL